In the Apteryx mantelli isolate bAptMan1 chromosome 1, bAptMan1.hap1, whole genome shotgun sequence genome, one interval contains:
- the ATP6V1E1 gene encoding V-type proton ATPase subunit E 1 translates to MALSDADVQKQIKHMMAFIEQEANEKAEEIDAKAEEEFNIEKGRLVQTQRLKIMEYYEKKEKQIEQQKKIQMSNLMNQARLKVLKARDDLIADLLNEAKQRLAKVVKDTARYQTLLDGLVLQGFYQLLEPRIVVRCRKQDLSMVKTAVQKSIPIYKNATKRDVDVHIDQDNFLPEEIAGGVEIYNSDGKIKVSNTLESRLDLVAQQMMPEIRVALFGANANRKFLD, encoded by the exons ATGGCGCTCAGCGATGCCGACGTCCAGAAGCAG ATCAAGCACATGATGGCTTTCATTGAGCAGGAAGCCAACGAAAAGGCTGAAGAAATAGATGCAAAG GCAGAAGAAGAGTTCAACATTGAGAAGGGTCGCCTTGTTCAGACACAGAGGCTGAAAATCATGGAGTATTATGAAAAGAAGGAGAAACAAAttgaacagcaaaagaaaat TCAGATGTCCAACCTGATGAATCAGGCAAGACTGAAGGTCCTCAAGGCAAGGGATGACCTTATTGCA GATTTGCTGAATGAGGCCAAGCAGAGACTTGCCAAGGTGGTGAAGGATACTGCCAGGTACCAAACACTGCTGGATGGACTAGTTCTACAG GGATTCTACCAGCTGCTTGAGCCCAGAATAGTTGTTCGGTGCAGGAAACAGGATCTCTCTATGGTTAAG ACTGCTGTACAGAAGAGCATTCCCATCTACAAAAATGCCACAAAGAGAGATGTGGATGTTCACATTGACCAAGACAACTTTCTACCAGAAGAAAT tgctggagGTGTTGAAATCTATAACAGTGATGGTAAAATTAAGGTTTCTAATACCCTGGAAAGTCGGCTGGATCTTGTTGCCCAGCAG ATGATGCCAGAAATCAGAGTGGCACTCTTTGGTGCTAATGCCAACAGGAAGTTTTTGGACTAA